Proteins found in one Bacillus alveayuensis genomic segment:
- a CDS encoding superfamily I DNA/RNA helicase (product_source=COG0210; cath_funfam=3.40.50.300; cog=COG0210; pfam=PF00580,PF13361; smart=SM00487; superfamily=52540), which yields MSSMQMTANLHRKRLDFAKKSARAWQNYFDAHGLLPNITLSPEQISVVQQEEDQMLINGSAGSGKSLTLLYKLLKVMEQENEPKRILYCSFNTTLIEDARKRIEQSHKFHEIKEKHTLHMKTFHNMAAETLREIGFKNAEFLRINLENLRRYEDAITRRTIALVDSFMESEEYKKLPPEQKLYKTHAGTFLMDEILWMKANGFITEESYYNCERVGRGNNPRLTKEQRRTIFKLYEKYHELLKKQFHDHLDLEDYALLLLKHYEDIPESLKYDYIFVDEVQDLQAMQLKALVGLVKKSIVVSGDPKQRIYKRSPFSYRELGLHIEGRKTRNLRTNYRSTKQIMKLASSLQFLDEENDRFDDQRFVREGKKPSIYYFQHSKELNHHLVKQIKTIQKNDPDSTIAVIHRHDADKHGIYQCPVFGELNRNFDVVTTSQYGKRFDLNKQKKPIFFTDAFSVKGLEFDYVFLIHFDRNHYPSKKRIEELDKRAGDNKNSDSYNADYDTILNDEKKVLYVAITRAKKEVQLMYTGKNFRSISPFIRNFYKEDYDAVGFDSSIYSK from the coding sequence ATGTCGTCGATGCAAATGACAGCTAATCTCCATAGAAAACGTTTAGACTTCGCCAAAAAATCGGCAAGAGCATGGCAAAATTATTTTGATGCACATGGTCTATTGCCGAACATTACGTTAAGTCCTGAACAAATTTCTGTTGTACAGCAAGAAGAGGATCAAATGTTAATTAACGGTTCGGCTGGTAGCGGCAAAAGTCTGACTCTGCTTTATAAACTATTAAAAGTCATGGAGCAGGAAAATGAACCAAAGCGAATTTTGTATTGTTCATTTAATACGACTTTAATTGAAGATGCTAGAAAAAGAATAGAGCAATCGCATAAATTTCATGAAATCAAAGAAAAACATACTCTTCATATGAAAACTTTTCATAATATGGCAGCGGAAACTTTACGGGAAATCGGCTTTAAAAATGCGGAGTTTTTACGAATCAATCTCGAAAATTTGCGGCGTTATGAGGATGCTATTACACGCCGCACCATTGCGCTTGTCGATTCTTTTATGGAAAGTGAAGAATATAAAAAGCTACCGCCAGAACAAAAACTTTATAAAACACATGCTGGTACATTTTTAATGGATGAGATTCTATGGATGAAGGCCAATGGTTTTATTACAGAAGAATCTTATTATAATTGTGAACGTGTGGGGAGAGGGAATAATCCGCGATTAACAAAAGAACAACGACGGACTATTTTCAAATTATATGAGAAATACCATGAACTATTAAAAAAACAGTTTCATGATCATTTGGATTTAGAAGATTATGCTTTGTTGTTACTTAAACATTATGAAGATATTCCAGAATCATTGAAGTATGACTATATTTTTGTAGATGAGGTACAGGATTTGCAGGCAATGCAGTTGAAGGCGTTAGTAGGACTCGTTAAAAAATCCATTGTTGTTTCCGGCGATCCTAAGCAGCGCATTTATAAACGAAGCCCATTTTCTTATCGGGAATTAGGCTTGCATATCGAAGGGAGAAAAACTCGAAATTTGCGAACAAACTATCGATCAACGAAACAAATAATGAAGCTAGCAAGCAGTTTACAGTTTCTTGATGAAGAAAATGACCGCTTCGATGATCAACGTTTTGTTAGAGAAGGAAAAAAACCTTCTATTTATTATTTTCAGCATTCAAAAGAATTAAATCATCATCTAGTAAAGCAAATTAAAACGATTCAGAAAAACGATCCGGATTCGACGATTGCTGTCATTCACCGCCACGATGCAGATAAACATGGTATCTATCAATGTCCTGTCTTTGGTGAATTAAATCGAAATTTTGATGTCGTTACTACCTCTCAATATGGAAAAAGATTTGACCTAAATAAGCAAAAAAAGCCAATCTTTTTTACAGATGCATTTAGCGTGAAAGGTCTTGAATTTGATTATGTATTTTTAATTCATTTTGACCGGAATCATTATCCAAGTAAAAAGAGGATAGAAGAATTAGATAAAAGAGCCGGTGATAATAAGAATAGTGACAGCTACAATGCCGACTACGACACTATTTTAAATGACGAAAAGAAAGTTCTTTACGTGGCCATTACTCGAGCGAAAAAAGAAGTACAATTGATGTATACTGGTAAAAATTTCAGAAGTATTTCACCATTTATAAGAAATTTTTATAAAGAAGATTATGATGCAGTTGGCTTTGATTCAAGCATTTATTCAAAATAG
- a CDS encoding hypothetical protein (product_source=COG4443; cog=COG4443; pfam=PF02229): protein MSKIQFEIKKQIATLSGSSKGWSKELNLISWNGYPPKYDIRDWDASHAKMGKGVTLSEEELKVLYYALKQLFEGSQPEEHQPQNYNWQERVNGWLESSPLFIQQIKNILMFMKEKGYPIEKQRQLLIGTQSAAIEEALQYEIESISSIYSLLYSEFIDLVQKLELETLEQFFDVIEKM from the coding sequence TTGTCAAAGATTCAGTTTGAAATCAAAAAACAAATTGCAACATTATCTGGCTCATCTAAAGGATGGAGTAAAGAACTAAACCTTATTAGTTGGAACGGTTATCCTCCAAAATATGATATAAGAGATTGGGATGCTTCACATGCGAAAATGGGAAAAGGTGTTACTCTTTCAGAAGAGGAGTTAAAAGTGTTATACTACGCATTAAAGCAGTTATTTGAGGGAAGTCAACCGGAAGAACATCAACCGCAAAACTATAACTGGCAAGAGCGAGTTAATGGGTGGTTAGAAAGTTCTCCATTATTTATTCAACAAATCAAAAATATTCTTATGTTCATGAAAGAAAAAGGGTACCCGATCGAGAAACAAAGACAATTACTAATCGGAACACAATCTGCAGCAATTGAAGAAGCATTACAATATGAAATTGAAAGCATCAGTAGCATTTATAGCTTATTATATAGTGAGTTTATTGATTTGGTTCAAAAGTTAGAATTAGAAACATTGGAACAATTTTTTGATGTTATTGAAAAGATGTGA
- a CDS encoding NTP pyrophosphatase (non-canonical NTP hydrolase) (product_source=COG1694; cath_funfam=1.10.3420.10; cog=COG1694; pfam=PF12643; superfamily=101386) yields the protein MKHLQQKMIAFRDARNWRQFHNPKDLAISLTLEAGELLENFQWKTSEEAVQANFENIKDELADIVIYALLLSHELGIDLEEAIINKMEKNEKKYPIEKAFGSKKKYDELK from the coding sequence TTGAAACACTTACAGCAAAAAATGATCGCATTTCGAGATGCTCGCAATTGGAGGCAGTTTCATAATCCAAAAGATTTAGCAATTTCCTTGACGTTAGAAGCGGGGGAATTGCTGGAAAATTTCCAATGGAAAACAAGCGAAGAAGCAGTTCAAGCTAATTTTGAAAATATTAAGGATGAACTAGCTGATATTGTTATTTACGCACTTTTGTTGTCACATGAATTAGGCATTGATTTAGAAGAAGCAATCATCAATAAAATGGAGAAAAATGAAAAAAAGTATCCGATTGAAAAAGCGTTTGGTTCAAAGAAAAAATATG